A single genomic interval of Labrus bergylta chromosome 18, fLabBer1.1, whole genome shotgun sequence harbors:
- the LOC109981339 gene encoding zinc finger FYVE domain-containing protein 1-like has product MSGHGSSSEKGVNTSLICQESYACGGSEEAAFECDDCKSLQCVRCELELHDQDNLKNHERVQIGPGHVPYCDNCKGGNGDNGKRRRSVVRCQNCKVNLCQDCQKRTHSGGNKKKHQLTSYPPPPKPAEVSFVLTSVPPAVQIADESKSQRAKLLEKVSSFLLVDENEEMQIKDESSFVKRLSCDPDQLLKVVSIFGNTGEGKSHTLNHTFFMGREVFKTSPTQESCTVGVWAAFDPSRKVVVIDTEGLLGNSSKQGQRTRLLLKVLAISDLIIYRTHADRLHDDLFKFLGDASDAYLKHFTKELKATTARCGLDVPLSTLGPAVVIFHETVHTKLLGSDKSSESVDRLLSKRFEKLSRFPEAFSSVQYWGTQTLNPPTDFRGLQNKLEQLLDNNSTRSPRTPVVIFKALQALSERFYGEITGELVAHSCFFPDEYFTCSSMCLSCGSSCKNSMNHLGEGACHEAKHRCRYSPQCDNRIYTCKACYEGGKEVIVVPKTSASCDSPWMGLAKYAWSGYVIECPSCGVIYRSRQYWYGNQDPVDTVVRTEIQHVWPGSDGFLKDNSNAAQRLLDGVNLVAQSVSELSVKPAKAVTSWLTDQIAPAYWKPNSLIMGCHKCHTVFQDNDTKHHCRACGEGFCDVCSSKAAPVPERGWGLAPVRVCDVCFEQRASFAELLEAEPEEEEGGTLARKVGEAVTNTIGVVVTAIDIPLGLVKDAARPAYWVPDQEILSCHNCQREFTAKLSKHHCRACGQGVCDDCSPERRSVPSRGWDHPVRVCASCNQKPGEL; this is encoded by the exons ATGAGTGGCCATGGCTCATCTTCAGAAAAGGGAGTTAACACTAGTCTAATATGTCAGGAGAGTTATGCCTGTGGTGGCTCCGAGGAGGCTGCATTTGAGTGTGATGACTGCAAAAGCCTACAGTGTGTCCGCTGTGAGCTTGAGCTCCATGACCAGGACAATCTGAAGAACCACGAGCGGGTTCAGATCGGTCCTGGTCATGTCCCGTACTGTGACAACTGCAAAGGAGGAAATGGAGACAATGGCAAACGCCGGAGATCTGTGGTCCGTTGCCAAAACTGCAAAGTTAACTTGTGCCAAGACTGTCAGAAACGCACCCACTCTGGAGGAAACAAGAAGAAGCACCAGCTGACATCTTACCCTCCTCCACCTAAACCTGCAGAGGTCAGCTTTGTTCTCACGTCTGTCCCGCCTGCCGTCCAAATAGCAGATGAGAGCAAATCTCAGAGAGCCAAACTTCTGGAGAAGGTTTCCAGTTTTCTCTTGGTTGATGAGAATGAGGAAATGCAG atAAAGGATGAAAGTTCATTTGTGAAGCGCCTGAGCTGTGACCCTGACCAGCTTCTGAAGGTGGTGTCCATCTTTGGCAACACAGGAGAGGGAAAATCTCACACCTTGAACCACACGTTCTTCATGGGCAGAGAGGTGTTCAAGACCTCGCCCACACAGGAATCGTGCACAGTGGGTGTGTGGGCGGCGTTTGACCCCAGCCGTAAAGTAGTGGTCATCGATACGGAGGGGCTGCTAGGGAACAGCTCCAAACAGGGCCAGAGAACCCGTCTCTTGCTCAAGGTGCTCGCCATCTCCGACCTCATCATCTACCGCACTCATGCTGATCGTCTTCATGACGACCTCTTCAAGTTCTTGGGGGATGCCTCGGACGCCTACTTGAAGCATTTCACCAAGGAACTGAAGGCCACAACAGCTCGCTGCGGCCTGGACGTCCCACTGTCCACATTGGGGCCTGCAGTGGTCATCTTCCATGAAACAGTCCACACTAAGCTTCTTGGATCAG acaAGTCGTCCGAGTCTGTAGACCGGCTGCTGTCCAAGCGCTTCGAGAAGCTCTCCCGTTTCCCAGAGGCCTTCAGCTCTGTGCAGTACTGGGGAACGCAGACACTAAACCCACCTACTGATTTCCGTGGCCTGCAGAACAAACTGGAGCAGCTCCTGGATAACAACAGCACCCGTTCCCCTCGCACCCCTGTGGTCATCTTCAAAGCTCTGCAG GCTTTGAGTGAGCGCTTTTATGGGGAAATTACAGGTGAGCTTGTTGCCCACAGCTGCTTCTTTCCTGATGAATACTTTACCTGCTCCAGCATGTGCCTCAGTTGTGG ATCTAGCTGCAAGAACAGCATGAACCACTTAGGGGAGGGAGCGTGCCATGAGGCGAAGCATCGCTGTCGTTATTCTCCTCAGTGTGATAACCGTATTTACACCTGCAAG GCTTGCTATGAAGGTGGAAAAGAAGTGATTGTTGTCCCCAAGACCTCTGCTTCCTGCGACTCTCCATGGATGGGTCTTGCTAAGTACGCCTGGTCTGG GTATGTTATTGAATGTCCAAGCTGTGGAGTGATCTATCGGAGCCGTCAGTACTGGTATGGGAACCAGGACCCTGTGGATACTGTTGTCCGCACTGAGATCCAGCATGTATGGCCAGGG TCGGATGGCTTTTTAAAGGACAACAGCAATGCAGCTCAGCGTCTTCTGGATGGAGTAAACCTTGTGGCCCAGTCTGTGTCAGAGCTCAGTGTCAAGCCTGCGAAGGCCGTCACCTCTTGGCTGACAGATCAGATCGCCCCAGCATACTGGAAACCCAACTCTCTCATCATg GGGTGCCATAAATGTCACACAGTCTTCCAGGACAATGACACCAAACATCACTGCCGTGCCTGTGGGGAGGGTTTCTGCGACGTCTGCTCTTCCAAAGCTGCGCCCGTCCCTGAGAGAGGCTGGGGTCTTGCCCCTGTTAGAGTGTGTGATGTTTGCTTTGAGCAGAGAGCTTCATTTGCAG AGCTTCTTGAGGCAGAGCCCGAGGAGGAAGAAGGTGGAACCCTCGCCAGAAAGGTTGGAGAAGCGGTGACTAACACTATAGGGGTTGTGGTCACGGCTATTGACATCCCACTTG GCCTGGTGAAAGACGCAGCTCGTCCTGCCTATTGGGTGCCTGATCAGGAAATCCTTTCCTGCCACAACTGCCAGCGGGAGTTCACTGCCAAGCTGTCCAAGCACCACTGCCGCGCCTGTGGCCAAGGAGTGTGCGACGACTGCTCCCCGGAGCGCCGCTCGGTTCCATCTCGAGGCTGGGACCACCCTGTGCGCGTGTGCGCCAGTTGCAACCAGAAACCCGGAGAACTTTAA
- the LOC109981316 gene encoding rho-related GTP-binding protein RhoV-like, giving the protein MACQRHEKACKLREEVSCMLVGDGAVGKTSMIISYIFNGYNSEYRQTAFDVFSGLVHVNGIPTRIKLIDTAGQEEFGHLRSLCYAHVDVFILCFSLVNPVSFDNITSKWIPQIRTGNQTSPIILVGTQSDLCHNVEILIHLDQILNTKPVNIRRARRLAHRIRAQDYVECSALTQNNLKDVFDSAIAAAIKHKQAGGAKSKKLSPLKRFKTFCDFGWRKIFYLI; this is encoded by the exons ATGGCCTGTCAGAGACATGAAAAAGCATGCAAACTGAGGGAGGAGGTGAGCTGCATGCTGGTTGGTGATGGAGCTGTGGGGAAGACCAGCATGATCATCAGTTACATCTTTAATGGATACAACAGCGAGTACAGACAGACAGCGTTTGATGTTTTCTCTG GTTTGGTGCACGTGAATGGAATCCCAACTCGTATCAAGCTTATTGACACAGCAGGACAG GAGGAATTTGGACATCTTCGCTCTTTGTGCTATGCCCATGTGGACGTCTTCATCCTCTGCTTCAGCCTGGTCAACCCTGTTTCCTTTGACAACATCACCTCCAAATGGATCCCACAGATCCGCACTGGAAACCAGACCTCTCCCATCATTCTGGTAGGGACTCAGTCGGACCTTTGCCACAATGTTGAAATTCTCATTCACCTGGACCAGATTTTGAACACCAAACCTGTGAACATCAGGAGGGCCAGGAGGCTGGCGCACAGGATCCGAGCTCAGGACTATGTGGAGTGTTCAGCTCTGACACAGAACAACCTGAAAGATGTTTTTGATTCTGCTATAGCTGCAGCTATCAAGCACAAGCAGGCCGGTGGAGCAAAATCTAAAAAGCTCAGCCCACTAAAGCGCTTCAAGACTTTTTGTGATTTTGGATGGAGGAAAATCTTCTATTTAATCTGA
- the LOC109981398 gene encoding glutathione-specific gamma-glutamylcyclotransferase 1-like, whose translation MKPQDIVKEKSSLWIFGYGSLVWKPDFVYKRSKIGFINGYKRRFWHGDDFYRGDKEKPGRVATLVEDQEACTWGVAYEVIDSQLEESLQYLNMREVVLGGYVTEMVEFIPKEKAHAPLLALVYIATSDNPTYLGPASDMEIAARIAHSRGKTGHNIEYLVRLAEFMRLYCPEVEDEHLFSIEAAVLNIFSDCGGIKPSDQITILVGAT comes from the exons ATGAAACCTCAGGACATCgtgaaagaaaagagcagcctcTGGATATTTGGGTATGGCTCCTTGGTGTGGAAACCTGACTTTGTGTACAAGAGGAGCAAAATCGGCTTCATCAACGGATACAAGAGGCGCTTCTGGCATGGAGATGATTTTTATCGAGGGGACAAGGAGaag CCGGGCAGAGTGGCCACACTAGTGGAGGATCAGGAG GCTTGCACATGGGGTGTGGCTTACGAAGTAATCGATTCCCAGCTAGAAGAGTCCCTACAGTACCTGAACATGAGGGAGGTGGTGCTGGGAGGCTATGTAACGGAGATGGTGGAGTTCATCCCTAAGGAGAAGGCCCATGCTCCTCTTTTAGCCCTCGTCTACATCGCTACTTCTGACAACCCCACCTACCTAGGTCCGGCCTCCGACATGGAGATTGCTGCCCGGATTGCCCACAGCAGAGGCAAAACGGGTCACAACATTGAATACCTGGTCCGCCTGGCAGAGTTCATGAGGCTCTATTGTCCTGAGGTGGAGGATGAGCACCTTTTCTCTATCGAAGCAGCTGttctgaacattttcagtgactgTGGAGGGATCAAACCCTCAGACCAAATAACAATACTTGTAGGAGCCACATAA